A part of Lacibacter sp. H407 genomic DNA contains:
- the glgP gene encoding alpha-glucan family phosphorylase yields the protein MTFNHFKVPYATENAYTKKVAYFSMEFAVHQPLKIYSGGLGFLAGSHMRSAYELKQNLIGVGILWKYGYYDQARNQDQTLQVQWNEKIYNFLEDTGIKFQINIHEHPVWVKVWYLNPETFKSAPMFLLSTDLPENDYVSQTICHRLYDANVATKVAQFILLGVGGAKLIDELGFKPDVYHLNEAHAISAAFYLYNKFGNAEEVKKRLVFTTHTPEEAGNEKHDIYLCEKMSYFCGIPLDEVRKLTGIYDDQFNHSLAALRFARHSNGVSALHGEVSRKMWSHYENIAPITHVTNAQNWRYWADKQLYFSMDEGNEERFDDRKQYLKRRAFDLVADQTGKLFDPNVLTIVWARRFAGYKRAELITRDLDRFNALMSNKKYPVQIIWAGKPYPVDYPAISDFNHLVHLSKNYKNVAVCTGYELALSKRLKQASDVWLNNPRVPREASGTSGMTAAMNGAVNFSTFDGWICEFANHGNNSFIVPPVDYSAMHVQEQDQYDLDQMYEILERQILPLYYDNFPVWRQITQNGMRDVRFQFDSNRMAHEYYEMMYNKQ from the coding sequence ATGACGTTTAATCATTTCAAGGTTCCATATGCAACCGAAAATGCGTACACAAAAAAGGTCGCTTATTTCTCAATGGAATTCGCAGTTCATCAGCCTCTCAAAATTTATAGTGGCGGATTGGGCTTTCTCGCAGGCTCCCATATGCGGAGTGCGTACGAACTCAAACAGAATTTAATTGGTGTCGGTATTTTATGGAAATATGGGTACTACGATCAGGCACGTAACCAGGATCAGACCCTGCAGGTGCAATGGAACGAAAAGATCTATAATTTTTTAGAAGATACGGGCATTAAATTCCAGATCAATATTCACGAGCATCCGGTATGGGTGAAAGTGTGGTATCTAAATCCGGAAACATTCAAAAGTGCACCGATGTTTTTGTTGAGCACTGATTTGCCGGAGAACGATTATGTATCACAAACCATTTGTCATCGTTTGTACGATGCGAATGTTGCAACCAAAGTAGCTCAGTTTATTTTGCTGGGTGTAGGTGGTGCCAAGTTGATCGATGAATTAGGATTTAAACCGGATGTATATCATTTGAATGAAGCGCATGCTATTTCTGCAGCATTTTATCTCTACAATAAATTCGGTAATGCGGAAGAAGTGAAAAAGCGTTTGGTGTTTACAACACATACACCCGAAGAAGCCGGTAACGAAAAGCATGATATTTATTTGTGTGAGAAGATGAGTTATTTCTGCGGCATCCCTTTGGATGAAGTGCGTAAGCTCACGGGTATTTATGATGATCAGTTCAATCATTCATTGGCAGCGTTGCGTTTTGCACGTCATTCAAATGGTGTGAGTGCATTGCATGGTGAAGTGAGTCGCAAAATGTGGAGTCATTATGAAAACATTGCACCCATCACCCATGTAACCAATGCACAGAACTGGCGTTACTGGGCCGATAAGCAATTGTATTTTTCGATGGATGAAGGCAACGAAGAACGCTTTGATGATCGCAAACAATATTTGAAACGCCGGGCATTTGACCTTGTGGCCGATCAAACAGGAAAATTATTTGATCCCAATGTATTGACGATCGTTTGGGCACGTCGCTTTGCCGGTTACAAACGTGCAGAGTTGATCACCCGAGATCTTGATCGCTTCAATGCGTTGATGAGCAATAAAAAATATCCGGTGCAGATCATTTGGGCAGGTAAACCTTACCCGGTTGATTATCCAGCCATCAGCGATTTCAATCATCTTGTTCATTTAAGTAAGAATTATAAAAATGTTGCAGTGTGTACCGGTTATGAACTGGCACTCAGCAAGCGTTTGAAACAGGCATCCGATGTGTGGTTGAACAATCCACGTGTACCACGTGAAGCAAGTGGTACCAGTGGTATGACGGCAGCCATGAATGGTGCTGTTAACTTCAGTACGTTCGATGGTTGGATCTGTGAGTTTGCCAATCATGGTAACAACAGTTTCATTGTTCCACCAGTTGATTACAGCGCCATGCATGTGCAGGAACAGGATCAATACGATCTGGATCAGATGTATGAAATTCTGGAACGCCAGATCTTACCGTTGTACTACGATAATTTCCCGGTGTGGCGCCAGATCACACAAAATGGTATGCGTGATGTTCGTTTCCAGTTCGACAGTAACCGGATGGCACACGAATATTATGAGATGATGTACAACAAACAGTAA
- a CDS encoding RidA family protein, with the protein MSQKQLISSGSPWEDVVGYSRAVRVGNIVEVAGTTAVDGDVLIGKGDVYLQTQFILQKIGKALEQAGSSLEHVVRTRMFITDISLWEDAGRAHGEVFGNIKPASTMVEVSALIQEHLLIEIEVTAIIPTV; encoded by the coding sequence ATGAGTCAAAAACAATTGATCAGTTCCGGTTCTCCTTGGGAAGATGTGGTGGGCTATTCACGTGCCGTGCGGGTAGGAAATATCGTTGAAGTGGCAGGCACCACTGCTGTTGACGGGGATGTATTGATCGGTAAAGGGGATGTTTATCTGCAAACACAATTCATCTTACAAAAAATAGGAAAGGCATTGGAGCAGGCAGGCTCGTCGCTGGAACATGTGGTACGTACACGCATGTTTATCACCGATATTTCTCTGTGGGAAGATGCAGGCAGGGCTCATGGTGAAGTGTTTGGCAACATCAAACCGGCTTCTACGATGGTAGAAGTGTCTGCTTTGATCCAGGAACACCTCTTAATTGAAATAGAAGTTACTGCTATTATACCAACCGTTTGA
- the tnpA gene encoding IS200/IS605 family transposase, whose product MANTYTQIHLQFVFAVKYRLSLIQPSWKEELYKYMTGIVQHYEHKLLIVNGMPDHVHLLIGVRPSQSVSELMKQVKGDSSKWINDRGFVNGKFQWQEGYGAFSYAKSDLPNVINYIQQQEEHHRTTTFMQEYKELLDAFEVVYDDKYIFQALI is encoded by the coding sequence GTGGCAAATACCTACACACAAATTCATTTACAGTTTGTGTTCGCTGTGAAGTACAGATTGTCGTTAATTCAACCTTCGTGGAAAGAGGAATTGTATAAATACATGACGGGTATTGTACAGCATTACGAACACAAATTGTTGATCGTGAATGGCATGCCCGATCATGTGCATTTGTTGATTGGTGTGAGACCTTCACAATCGGTATCAGAATTAATGAAACAGGTTAAAGGTGATTCTTCAAAATGGATCAATGATCGTGGTTTTGTCAACGGAAAATTTCAATGGCAGGAGGGATACGGTGCATTCTCTTATGCAAAGTCTGATCTGCCGAATGTTATCAACTACATTCAACAACAGGAAGAACATCATCGAACCACTACATTCATGCAAGAGTATAAAGAATTACTTGATGCGTTTGAGGTAGTGTACGACGACAAGTATATTTTTCAAGCGCTGATCTAA
- a CDS encoding acyl-CoA thioesterase codes for MNEYIKSVELRWGDLDSNQHVTHSKYYELGAHTRMSYFMEHGFTLDKMTALNIGPILFREECIFRRELNVGEVVQINLKLSKARKDGSRWSALHEIIKADGTIAAVINADLAWIDLTERKLTIPALAAALIADMPRIEGFNWQD; via the coding sequence ATGAACGAATACATCAAATCGGTAGAGCTACGTTGGGGCGATCTGGATTCCAATCAACATGTAACCCATTCAAAATATTATGAGTTGGGGGCCCATACCCGTATGAGTTATTTTATGGAACATGGATTTACACTTGATAAAATGACTGCCTTGAACATTGGTCCGATCCTGTTTCGGGAAGAATGTATTTTTCGCCGTGAATTAAATGTCGGCGAAGTAGTGCAAATAAATTTGAAACTCTCAAAAGCCCGTAAAGACGGATCACGCTGGAGCGCTTTGCATGAAATTATAAAAGCAGATGGTACAATTGCTGCTGTCATCAATGCCGACCTTGCCTGGATCGATTTGACCGAACGAAAACTTACAATACCTGCTCTTGCAGCAGCATTGATTGCCGATATGCCCCGTATTGAAGGATTCAACTGGCAGGACTGA
- a CDS encoding J domain-containing protein: MITGTDSNASFGVKNNNFTHAVFLFVWQLSFAALKDYYAILEVPPTATVPEIKQAYRKLVMIYHPDKNNDDPYAISRFNEIKEAYEVLMNPGRKELYLQERWLKKAGGQKIGEELITAPGILKKSLELNKQVAAMDAYRMNYAGMAARINELINDDVIEQLIAQKETEVHRSIIQALLNSTRPFPYNDTYEVCKQLRKLAKQQPSLLQQIDQVLQQKQKAENWSRFNGLFIFLLTILLCLLIYFMGK; the protein is encoded by the coding sequence ATAATAACAGGAACAGACAGCAATGCTTCATTCGGCGTTAAAAATAACAATTTTACACATGCTGTATTTCTTTTCGTCTGGCAGCTTAGTTTTGCGGCTCTGAAAGATTATTACGCCATACTGGAAGTACCTCCTACCGCTACGGTTCCGGAAATCAAACAGGCTTACCGCAAGCTGGTGATGATCTATCACCCCGATAAAAACAACGATGATCCGTATGCCATATCACGATTTAACGAGATCAAAGAAGCGTATGAAGTATTAATGAATCCCGGCAGAAAAGAATTGTACCTGCAGGAACGCTGGTTAAAAAAAGCCGGTGGACAAAAAATTGGTGAGGAACTGATCACTGCACCGGGGATTCTCAAAAAAAGTCTGGAGCTGAACAAACAGGTGGCGGCCATGGATGCCTACCGTATGAATTATGCAGGCATGGCAGCACGCATTAACGAACTCATCAACGATGATGTAATTGAACAATTGATCGCACAAAAAGAAACGGAAGTGCATCGTTCGATCATACAAGCATTGTTAAACAGCACCAGGCCATTTCCCTACAACGACACCTACGAGGTTTGTAAGCAACTACGCAAATTGGCAAAGCAGCAACCATCGCTCCTGCAACAAATTGATCAAGTGCTCCAACAGAAACAAAAAGCTGAGAATTGGAGCAGATTTAATGGATTGTTCATTTTCCTCTTAACTATTTTACTTTGTTTACTCATATATTTTATGGGTAAATAA
- a CDS encoding fasciclin domain-containing protein, with product MKKTFFSLMTTAAIAVVMTSCGGGESTAETTTDSAATEAAAPPAPAAPATVVDIAVGSADHSTLVTAVTTAGLVETLSGAGPFTVFAPTNAAFAALPAGTVETLLKPESKADLTGILTYHVVAGSLKAADLTDGQKLKTVNGAELTVSIKDGKVMIDGANVTAADLVAGNGVVHVLDAVVMPKK from the coding sequence ATGAAGAAGACATTTTTCTCTTTAATGACAACTGCAGCGATTGCAGTAGTAATGACTTCATGCGGTGGTGGCGAATCAACTGCAGAAACAACAACTGACAGTGCTGCAACTGAAGCTGCTGCTCCTCCTGCACCGGCTGCTCCTGCAACTGTAGTTGACATTGCTGTAGGTTCTGCTGATCATTCTACATTAGTAACTGCTGTAACAACTGCAGGTTTAGTAGAAACATTAAGCGGTGCTGGTCCTTTCACTGTATTTGCACCAACAAATGCTGCATTTGCTGCTTTACCTGCAGGAACTGTAGAAACATTGTTGAAGCCGGAAAGCAAAGCTGATCTTACCGGTATTTTAACCTACCACGTAGTAGCTGGTTCGTTGAAAGCTGCTGATCTTACAGATGGTCAGAAGTTAAAAACTGTAAACGGTGCAGAATTAACTGTGTCGATCAAAGACGGTAAAGTGATGATTGATGGTGCAAACGTAACTGCTGCTGATCTCGTAGCTGGTAACGGTGTTGTGCATGTGTTGGATGCAGTGGTTATGCCTAAAAAATAA
- a CDS encoding fasciclin domain-containing protein, which produces MRRTQVFMLKGIKAVMAFAVLSLVMIACQKENSLSNELNEEQSLLRNAQEIQESTAANIQRQGNSTGFTAADATIGGRKATQNIAEIAIGNPNFSALVAAVVKTGLVGAVSDASASLTVFAPTDAAFAQLAAPFNTAENIAAINDVTQIDFLRNVLLYHVVGQEILSPKVPVGRTALPTLKPQVNGNDNTIYVSKAFNVIKVNGQTEVIMANVDATNGVIHVINDVLLPPTATIAAVATAPNAPFTSLVAALVKTDLVGVFAGEGNFTVFAPTDDAFAKLPAPFNNAANIGAITDAAQITALSNILRYHVLGERYFGWDFGVLNKQTTLADAPKNQVRTIIGMPVGFVKGNANAKYSKVEPGDILCTNGVIHVIGDVLLP; this is translated from the coding sequence ATGAGACGTACACAAGTATTCATGCTTAAGGGCATTAAAGCGGTAATGGCTTTTGCTGTTCTTTCGCTGGTAATGATCGCCTGTCAAAAAGAAAACAGTTTATCGAATGAATTGAACGAAGAACAGTCGTTGCTTCGAAACGCACAAGAGATTCAGGAAAGCACTGCAGCAAACATTCAACGCCAGGGCAACAGCACCGGTTTCACTGCTGCTGATGCAACAATTGGTGGTCGTAAGGCTACGCAAAACATTGCTGAAATTGCAATCGGTAATCCCAACTTCAGTGCATTGGTAGCTGCTGTTGTAAAAACAGGATTGGTTGGTGCAGTAAGTGATGCTTCTGCTTCATTAACTGTATTTGCACCAACAGATGCTGCTTTTGCTCAACTGGCTGCCCCATTTAATACGGCAGAAAATATTGCAGCCATCAACGATGTTACACAAATTGATTTTCTACGCAATGTATTATTGTATCATGTCGTAGGGCAGGAAATATTATCGCCTAAAGTCCCTGTTGGACGTACAGCACTTCCAACGTTAAAGCCGCAAGTAAACGGAAACGATAATACGATCTATGTTTCAAAAGCATTCAACGTCATTAAGGTGAATGGACAAACAGAAGTGATCATGGCAAATGTGGATGCCACCAATGGTGTAATTCATGTGATCAATGATGTGTTGCTTCCACCAACTGCTACAATTGCAGCAGTTGCCACTGCTCCGAATGCTCCCTTTACATCATTAGTTGCTGCATTGGTAAAAACTGATCTGGTAGGTGTGTTTGCAGGCGAAGGTAACTTCACAGTGTTTGCACCAACAGATGATGCATTTGCAAAATTGCCTGCACCATTTAATAATGCTGCAAACATCGGCGCTATTACAGATGCAGCGCAAATCACGGCCCTTTCAAATATTCTCCGTTATCATGTATTGGGTGAGCGTTATTTCGGATGGGATTTTGGTGTGTTGAATAAACAAACCACATTGGCTGATGCACCGAAAAATCAAGTGCGTACAATCATCGGAATGCCGGTTGGTTTTGTGAAAGGAAATGCCAATGCGAAATATTCAAAAGTTGAACCCGGTGATATTCTTTGCACCAATGGTGTAATCCACGTTATTGGTGACGTGTTACTGCCATAA
- a CDS encoding ABC-F family ATP-binding cassette domain-containing protein codes for MHYVSAEGLTKSYGITPLFSNISFHIEEGDKIALVARNGSGKSTLLKILAGKETADDGKCWINKDVDIALFEQEPHFDESKTILDNIFQHNHPVINAIKEYEAISEDHDMEKLNAAIIKMDELGAWDFDTKVKQILGKLNIHQLQQAVGTLSGGQRKRVALARTLIDIGFDHKHILLIMDEPTNHLDVEMVEWLEHYLSKEKITLLLVTHDRYFLDTVCNEIWELDGSNLTEYKGDYQNYLEKKAARIESELASIDKAKNTYRKELEWMRKQPKARTTKSKSRQDNFYEVEAKAKLRIEDQQVQLSMKMNRLGGKVVEMKKVYKSFGEKQILKGFDYTFKKGERVGVVGQNGAGKSTFIDIIQGIQQPDSGKINIGDTIIFGNYSQKGLEIKEDLRVIEYVKNIAENFPLASGGSLSAAQFLQLFLFDPDKQYTYISKLSGGEKRRLHLLSILFRNPNFLVLDEPTNDLDLPTLAVLENFLSDFPGCLLIVSHDRYFMDRLVDHLFVFEGDGEIRDFPGNYAQLRIWQKEQEKLGADSRESGVNTDRSTVQELPSAAVPNGSGVEGPTVEKKRFSFKEKREFELLQKEIEALTAEKETITAKLNNGNIPFDELQQLSNRIGEVTNLLDEKEFRWLELSEYND; via the coding sequence ATGCATTATGTTTCTGCTGAAGGTTTGACGAAGAGTTATGGCATTACGCCCCTATTTTCGAATATTTCATTTCACATTGAAGAAGGCGATAAAATTGCACTGGTGGCCAGGAATGGTTCAGGCAAATCGACCCTGTTAAAAATATTGGCTGGCAAAGAAACTGCCGATGATGGTAAATGCTGGATCAATAAAGATGTTGACATTGCATTGTTTGAACAGGAACCACATTTTGATGAAAGCAAAACCATTTTGGATAATATCTTTCAACACAATCATCCAGTTATCAACGCCATCAAAGAATACGAAGCCATTAGTGAAGATCACGACATGGAGAAGTTGAATGCGGCCATCATCAAAATGGATGAACTGGGTGCATGGGATTTTGATACAAAAGTGAAACAGATCCTTGGCAAGCTCAACATCCATCAACTGCAACAGGCCGTTGGCACATTATCCGGTGGTCAACGCAAACGGGTGGCACTTGCCCGAACATTGATCGACATTGGATTTGATCATAAACATATTTTACTGATCATGGATGAACCCACCAACCACCTCGATGTTGAAATGGTGGAATGGTTAGAGCATTATCTCAGTAAAGAAAAAATCACACTCTTACTTGTAACGCATGATCGTTACTTCCTGGATACGGTGTGTAATGAAATATGGGAACTCGATGGAAGTAATTTAACTGAATACAAAGGCGACTATCAGAATTATCTGGAAAAGAAAGCGGCACGTATTGAAAGCGAACTGGCAAGTATCGACAAAGCAAAAAATACGTATCGCAAAGAATTGGAATGGATGCGCAAGCAACCAAAAGCACGAACAACAAAAAGCAAATCACGACAGGATAATTTTTACGAAGTAGAAGCCAAAGCAAAACTCCGCATTGAAGATCAACAGGTGCAACTGAGTATGAAGATGAACAGACTTGGTGGCAAAGTGGTGGAGATGAAAAAAGTGTACAAGAGTTTTGGTGAGAAACAAATATTGAAAGGATTTGATTACACATTCAAAAAAGGTGAACGTGTAGGTGTGGTTGGGCAGAATGGTGCAGGCAAATCCACCTTTATTGATATTATACAAGGCATTCAGCAACCGGATAGTGGAAAGATCAATATTGGTGATACCATCATCTTTGGAAATTATTCGCAGAAAGGTTTGGAAATAAAAGAAGACCTGCGTGTAATTGAATATGTAAAAAATATTGCAGAGAATTTTCCATTGGCAAGTGGTGGTTCGTTGAGTGCTGCACAGTTCCTGCAATTGTTTTTGTTTGATCCGGATAAGCAATACACTTATATCTCCAAATTAAGTGGTGGTGAAAAAAGAAGATTGCATTTGTTATCAATTCTCTTCCGCAATCCCAACTTTCTGGTACTGGATGAACCTACGAACGACCTTGATCTTCCAACACTTGCTGTATTGGAAAATTTCTTAAGCGATTTCCCCGGTTGTTTATTGATCGTAAGTCATGATCGTTATTTCATGGATCGTTTGGTGGATCATTTATTTGTATTTGAAGGTGATGGAGAGATCAGGGATTTCCCAGGCAATTATGCACAGCTACGTATATGGCAAAAGGAACAAGAGAAGTTGGGAGCCGATAGTCGGGAGTCGGGAGTAAATACAGATCGAAGTACGGTGCAGGAATTACCAAGTGCTGCTGTCCCGAATGGGTCGGGAGTCGAGGGACCTACTGTAGAAAAAAAACGTTTCAGCTTTAAAGAAAAACGTGAGTTTGAATTATTGCAAAAAGAAATTGAAGCACTCACTGCTGAAAAAGAAACGATTACAGCCAAACTCAACAACGGCAATATTCCGTTTGATGAATTACAACAACTTTCCAACCGCATTGGTGAAGTAACCAATTTATTGGATGAAAAAGAATTCCGCTGGCTGGAGCTGAGCGAATACAACGATTAA